GATTGGCATTTGCCCTGATGGGAATTACCAGCCAGCATGAAAAGCCTATTACCATATACACTACAGATAAAACTATGGTCTGATAGATATTTTTTTTTGTTTTTCTCGCATACGTAATCATCAGATAACAAAGTACTGCCATCAAAATAAAAGCGACGATCGTCCCGGAATGAAAAGGAAGCCCTAACCCATTGACAAAGAAGATTTCCAGTTGTCCGAACATCGTCATAATCAGCGGAAAAATAATTTTAAAGACAAATGCTAACACTCCAAGCGTTATCAGATTGGCCAAAATAAAACTCTTCCAGGTAAACGTATAGGTTCTGGCATAATACACCAGGCATATTGCAGGAATGGCCAGCATACACATCATATGAACTCCTACTGAAAGCCCTATAATAAAGAAGATAAGAACAATCCATCTTTCATTATCTGCTGCTTTATATTCGTTTTCCCATTTGGTAATCAGCCATACTAAAATTGCGATAAATAAAGAAGCCATTGAATAGACTTCTCCTTCTACCGCTGAAAACCAAAACGTATCTGAAAACATAAAACATAAAGCACCTATAGTTCCGGCAAACAGAATGGAAATTTCCTGATGCTTCGTAACATCTTCAAAATCCTTATGTAAAAGTCTTCTTAAAAAATGGGTAATAGTCCAAAACAGAAACAAAATCGTCAATGCACTGAAAAGCGCTGACATCGCATTAATCACAATAGAATAATTGCTGCTGTTTCCCAATGCAAAAATACTTGCCACAGCTCCTACAATTTGGAATAAAGCAGCTCCAGGAGCATGTGTTACTTCAAGTTTCGCCGCTGAAGAGATATATTCCCCGCAATCCCAAAAGCTCAGAAAATGCTCCATGGTGGAGAAATAAGTAATTAATGCAATAGCAAAAAGGAACCATCCCAGTACGGTGTTCCATTTTTTAAAAGACCAGTTTTTCATATTAATATTTTCCAATATTAATATGACAATTGGCAGGAAAGGAATATTACATCAAACTGTGAATTTTTCCATAAAATGATGAATCAGGATGAAAACTTAAAATAGTCTAATATGTATTATTCAATCCCCCATCCAAAGGAATATTAGCCCCGGTAAGATAAGAAGCATATTCTGAAGCCAGAAAAGCCACCAGATGACCATATTCTTCCGGTTTTCCGAATCGTTTCATTGGGATTTTACTTTCCCTGGTCTTTTTAATTTCTTCTACAGATGAATTCATTTTTTGAGCATCATGACTGATTAAATTCTGAATGCGTGCTGTATCAAAATATCCTGTTAAGATATTGTTCACTGTAATATGATGCTGGGCAACTTCGATGGATAAGGTTTTGGCCCAAGCCATTACTGCCGAACGGATAGAATTGGAAAGCGCCAGATTTCCGATGGGTTCTTTTACAGAGAGTGAAGAAACATTGATAATACGGCCGTTTTTCTGCTCAATCATATGAGGTAAAGCCAATAAAGTTGTTTCACAAACCGTTTTAAACAGAAGGTCAAAAGCTTTCTGATAATCTTCAACATTTTTTTCAAGGGCAAGCCCCGGTTCCGGACCATTGGTATTATTCACCAAAATATCTATGGAATGGGTTTTAAAATATCCTGCGATGATTTGTTTATAGCTTTCAAAATCAGAAAAATCAGCAACCAGATATTCATGTTTCTGATCCGGATGAACAGTCGGTAATGAAGCCATAAAATCTTTAAGTTTTGCTTCATTTCTAGCCATTATAGTCACATTAGCCCCACATTTTGCCAGTTCAATGGCAATTCCTGCTCCTATTCCCTGCGTAGCCCCTCCTACCAGAGCATTTTTTGAAAAAAGTTGAATATTCATACACTCTATCTGATTACAAATTATCTTATATAAAGGTAAGAAAAAAACCTCCAAAATACATTGGAGGCAACATTTTTAACCCTGCTGTGAAAATTACTTTACAACCGTGGCTTCTAACTCTACTTTTAAGGTTTCAAATAAACCATTCACCTCAAGCATAGTGACCGCCTGCTCAATATTGTGTTTTGCAATCCATTCCTGAAGAATAGGAAAATGAGGCCATAATTCCTGGGTTGAAGTGGTATAGATATTTAATCTTACAACTCCTTTACACGCATACCCTGCTGTGGTAATCACTTGTTCAAGATTAGCGATGGCTTGCTCCAGCTGGCTTTTCATATCCTTATTACTCGAGGTACCATCCGGATCAATGGCAGCCTGTCCTGAACAGTATAAAGTTGCTTCTGTGTTTTTGACTTCCACAGCTTGTGAATAACTGCGTGCTTCCTGCCATTTCCATGGGTTTACAATTCTTTTTTCCATTGTTGAATTTTGTTATACATTACTCTGCAAAATTGCAGAATAGGCATCTCAAAACTCTGTGACAGGAATCACGATTATTCAGTGACCGAAATCACATCTTATAAAGATAAACGGCTGAGTGTTTCGCGGGAAACGCCCAGATAAGCGGCAAGCAATGATTTGGGAACACGCTGAACAAGAGACGGATATTTTTCCAGGAGTTGTTCATATCGTTCTTTTATTCCGGTTGTCATGGTAGAAATAATGCGCTGTTGTGCTGAAATAAATCCCATATAGGCTTTTTCCAGAAAGAAATGCTCCATTTTAGGATGGATACTACATATCTTCCTATAATTTTCAAGGCTAAGGCACAATACTTCCGTATCTTCCACACATTCCAATGACATGGTGGCTTTCTGACTCAGATAATAGGCAGGGAAATCAGTTTCCCACCAATCTTCCATGGCAAACCCTACGATATGCTCCTTTCCGGCTTCATCCGTATAGACTAATTTCAAAAGTCCTTTCAACACAAAATAATTATAGGAAACCCACTCTCCTTCTTGTATTAAAAACTGATGCTTCTTGTATTTTTTATAGATAAAACAGGAAGATATATATTCAAACTCTTCTTCACTGAGAGGAAGTATTTTTTCGATATGGGTTCTTAAACGATCCGGCATATGCTATTTCTTAAAGTATAAAAGTACTATTTTTTCATAAAGGAAGTTTGTATATTAGTAGTAAATACACTGTAATGGACACCCATCAATATTTTGACATCATGATTAGCAAACTTCCTCCCATTAATGACAAGGCTATTTTAAATACCTTAGAAAACCAATA
This Chryseobacterium sp. G0162 DNA region includes the following protein-coding sequences:
- a CDS encoding SDR family oxidoreductase translates to MNIQLFSKNALVGGATQGIGAGIAIELAKCGANVTIMARNEAKLKDFMASLPTVHPDQKHEYLVADFSDFESYKQIIAGYFKTHSIDILVNNTNGPEPGLALEKNVEDYQKAFDLLFKTVCETTLLALPHMIEQKNGRIINVSSLSVKEPIGNLALSNSIRSAVMAWAKTLSIEVAQHHITVNNILTGYFDTARIQNLISHDAQKMNSSVEEIKKTRESKIPMKRFGKPEEYGHLVAFLASEYASYLTGANIPLDGGLNNTY
- a CDS encoding RidA family protein; this translates as MEKRIVNPWKWQEARSYSQAVEVKNTEATLYCSGQAAIDPDGTSSNKDMKSQLEQAIANLEQVITTAGYACKGVVRLNIYTTSTQELWPHFPILQEWIAKHNIEQAVTMLEVNGLFETLKVELEATVVK
- a CDS encoding Crp/Fnr family transcriptional regulator, producing MPDRLRTHIEKILPLSEEEFEYISSCFIYKKYKKHQFLIQEGEWVSYNYFVLKGLLKLVYTDEAGKEHIVGFAMEDWWETDFPAYYLSQKATMSLECVEDTEVLCLSLENYRKICSIHPKMEHFFLEKAYMGFISAQQRIISTMTTGIKERYEQLLEKYPSLVQRVPKSLLAAYLGVSRETLSRLSL